In Malus sylvestris chromosome 16, drMalSylv7.2, whole genome shotgun sequence, the following are encoded in one genomic region:
- the LOC126608340 gene encoding uncharacterized protein LOC126608340 isoform X1, whose product MLKFLKGVVGGSGTGPKDLPYNIGDPYPSAWGSWTHFRGTSKDDGSPVSIFSISGSNAQDGHLAAARNGVKRLRTVRHPNILSFLHSTEAETVDASSATKQTIYIVTEPVMPLSDKIKELNLQGIQRDEYFACGLHQIAKAVSFLNNDCKLVHANVCLASVVVTQTLDWKLHAFDVLSEFDGGNEASAGEMLQFAWLVGPQYKPMELLKSDWAAIRKSPPWAIDSWGLGCLIYELFSGLKLSKTEELRNTASIPKSLLPDYQRLLSSTPSRRLNTSKLVENSEYFQNKLVDTIHFMEILNLKDSVEKDTFFRKLPNLAEQLPRQIVLKKLLPLLASALEFGSAAAPALTALLKMGSWLSTEEFSVKVLPTIVKLFASNDRAIRVGLLQHIDQFGESLSAQIVDEQVYPHVATGFTDTSAFLRELTLKSMLVLAPKLSQRTISGSLLKYLSKLQVDEEPAIRTNTTILLGNIASHLNDGTRKRVLINAFTARALRDTFSPARGAGIMALCATSSYYDITEIATRILPNVVILTIDPDNDVRSKAFQAVDQFLQIVKQSYEKTDSGDTAGVGISSLPGNASLLGWAMSSLTLKGKPSEQAPLAPVNTSASLTKTTSNASSVVDTPSTAPAHISSTTDFADQRIPDSPTSTDGWGELENGTHEENESDKDGWDDVEPLEEPKPSPVLASIQAAQKRPVSQPALQPKQATSLRPKNTAKAIKNEDDDLWGSIAAPAPRTVSKPLNVKASAAVDDDDPWAAIAAPPPSTKAKPLSVAKGRGAKPAAPKLGAQRINRTSSSGV is encoded by the exons ATGCTGAAATTCTTGAAGGGAGTGGTGGGCGGATCGGGGACTGGACCTAAGGATCTGCCCTACAACATCGGCGATCCTTACCCCTCTGCTTGGGGCTCTTGGACTCACTTCCGAGGCACCTCCAAG GACGATGGGTCTCCGGTGTCCATATTCTCTATATCTGGAAGTAATGCTCAGGATGGCCATTTGGCCGCTGCTCGCAATGGCGTCAAGCGTCTCCGCACT GTCAGACACCCAAACATCTTATCATTTCTTCACAGTACTGAGGCTGAAACTGTGGATGCTTCTTCTGCCACCAAGCAAACTATCTATATCGTTACCGAGCCTGTTATGCCCCTCTCTGATAAGATCAAGGAGCTCAATTTACAAGGTATCCAAAG GGATGAGTATTTCGCATGCGGACTGCACCAGATAGCGAAGGCTGTCAGTTTCTTGAATAATGATTGTAAACTT GTTCATGCCAACGTTTGCTTGGCCAGTGTTGTTGTAACTCAAACTTTGGACTGGAAGCTACATGCTTTTGATGTACTATCTGAGTTTGATGGCGGCAATGAGGCTTCTGCCGGAGAAATGCTG CAATTCGCCTGGCTTGTTGGACCACAATACAAACCCATGGAGTTACTGAAGTCTGATTGGGCTGCAATCAGAAAGTCTCCACCATGGGCTATTGATTCTTGGGGCTTGG GCTGCCTTATATACGAGCTCTTCTCCGGTCTGAAATTAAGCAAAACAGAGGAACTACGCAACACGGCTTCTATTCCAAAG TCTCTGCTTCCAGATTATCAGCGGCTCTTGAGTTCCACGCCTTCTCGTAGGTTGAATACATCGAAGCTTGTAGAAAATAGTG AATATTTTCAAAACAAGCTAGTGGATACAATACATTTCATGGAAATTCTAAATCTGAAAGATAGTGTTGAGAAGGATACCTTCTTCCGCAAGCTTCCAAATTTAGCGGAGCAGCTACCTCGCCAGATTGTGCTGAAAAAG TTGCTTCCTTTATTGGCTTCTGCCCTTGAATTTGGTTCAGCTGCTGCACCTGCTTTGACGGCTTTGTTGAAAATGGGTTCCTGGCTTTCAACCGAAGAATTCAGTGTGAAG gtgctgccaacaattgtGAAGCTGTTTGCTTCCAATGACCGAGCTATTCGAGTTGGACTTTTGCAACATATTGATCAGTTTGGAGAATCATTATCAGCACAAATTGTTGATGAGCAA GTTTACCCCCACGTTGCTACTGGGTTCACCGACACATCTGCTTTTCTCCGGGAACTGACTTTGAAGTCGATGCTTGTTCTAGCTCCTAAG CTTTCTCAACGCACCATTTCAGGGTCCTTGTTGAAGTATCTTTCAAAGTTACAG GTTGATGAAGAACCAGCAATTAGAACGAACACCACTATATTACTAGGGAACATTGCATCCCACCTGAATGATGGG ACAAGGAAAAGAGTGCTGATTAATGCTTTTACTGCCCGTGCATTACGTGATACTTTCTCACCTGCCCGAGGAGCAG GTATAATGGCTTTGTGTGCTACCAGTTCTTATTATGATATCACTGAGATTGCAACTCGGATTCTCCCAAATGTTGTTATTCTTACCATTGATCCTGATAA TGATGTTCGATCAAAGGCATTTCAAGCAGTTgatcaatttttacaaatagtGAAGCAATCCTATGAAAAG ACTGATTCAGGAGATACTGCTGGTGTTGGAATCTCATCACTACCAGGAAATGCTAGTTTACTGGG ATGGGCAATGAGCTCCTTGACTCTCAAGGGTAAACCTTCTGAACAAGCTCCACTTGCTCCTGTAAATACCAGTGCATCTCTTACTAAAACAACTTCTAATGCAAGCTCAG TGGTGGATACTCCAAGCACGGCGCCTGCCCACATAAGTTCGACAACAGATTTTGCCGATCAACGTATACCTGATTCCCCAACATCTACAGATGGCTGGGGAGAACTTGAAAATGGAACCCACGAAGAGAATGAAAGTGACAAGGATGGGTGGGATGATGTTGAACCCCTGGAAGAGCCAAAACCATCTCCTGTTCTTGCGAGTATTCAAGCAGCTCAAAAGCGGCCGGTCTCACAACCTGCTTTGCAGCCTAAACAAG CGACGAGTTTGAGACCAAAAAACACAGCCAAGGCTATAAaaaatgaagatgatgatttgtGGGGCTCCATTGCCGCCCCTGCACCAAGAACAGTTTCAAAACCATTGAATGTGAAAGCAAGTGCAGcagttgatgatgatgatccaTGGGCTGCGATTGCCGCTCCCCCACCCTCTACCAAGGCAAAGCCTCTATCAGTAGCCAAAGGCCGAGGAGCGAAACCTGCTGCTCCAAAATTGGGCGCCCAGAGGATAAACCGGACGTCTTCGTCGGGGgtgtaa
- the LOC126608340 gene encoding uncharacterized protein LOC126608340 isoform X2 encodes MLKFLKGVVGGSGTGPKDLPYNIGDPYPSAWGSWTHFRGTSKDDGSPVSIFSISGSNAQDGHLAAARNGVKRLRTVRHPNILSFLHSTEAETVDASSATKQTIYIVTEPVMPLSDKIKELNLQGIQRDEYFACGLHQIAKAVSFLNNDCKLVHANVCLASVVVTQTLDWKLHAFDVLSEFDGGNEASAGEMLQFAWLVGPQYKPMELLKSDWAAIRKSPPWAIDSWGLGCLIYELFSGLKLSKTEELRNTASIPKSLLPDYQRLLSSTPSRRLNTSKLVENSEYFQNKLVDTIHFMEILNLKDSVEKDTFFRKLPNLAEQLPRQIVLKKLLPLLASALEFGSAAAPALTALLKMGSWLSTEEFSVKVLPTIVKLFASNDRAIRVGLLQHIDQFGESLSAQIVDEQVYPHVATGFTDTSAFLRELTLKSMLVLAPKLSQRTISGSLLKYLSKLQVDEEPAIRTNTTILLGNIASHLNDGTRKRVLINAFTARALRDTFSPARGAGIMALCATSSYYDITEIATRILPNVVILTIDPDNDVRSKAFQAVDQFLQIVKQSYEKTDSGDTAGVGISSLPGNASLLGWAMSSLTLKGKPSEQAPLAPVNTSASLTKTTSNASSVVDTPSTAPAHISSTTDFADQRIPDSPTSTDGWGELENGTHEENESDKDGWDDVEPLEEPKPSPVLASIQAAQKRPVSQPALQPKQGFHINS; translated from the exons ATGCTGAAATTCTTGAAGGGAGTGGTGGGCGGATCGGGGACTGGACCTAAGGATCTGCCCTACAACATCGGCGATCCTTACCCCTCTGCTTGGGGCTCTTGGACTCACTTCCGAGGCACCTCCAAG GACGATGGGTCTCCGGTGTCCATATTCTCTATATCTGGAAGTAATGCTCAGGATGGCCATTTGGCCGCTGCTCGCAATGGCGTCAAGCGTCTCCGCACT GTCAGACACCCAAACATCTTATCATTTCTTCACAGTACTGAGGCTGAAACTGTGGATGCTTCTTCTGCCACCAAGCAAACTATCTATATCGTTACCGAGCCTGTTATGCCCCTCTCTGATAAGATCAAGGAGCTCAATTTACAAGGTATCCAAAG GGATGAGTATTTCGCATGCGGACTGCACCAGATAGCGAAGGCTGTCAGTTTCTTGAATAATGATTGTAAACTT GTTCATGCCAACGTTTGCTTGGCCAGTGTTGTTGTAACTCAAACTTTGGACTGGAAGCTACATGCTTTTGATGTACTATCTGAGTTTGATGGCGGCAATGAGGCTTCTGCCGGAGAAATGCTG CAATTCGCCTGGCTTGTTGGACCACAATACAAACCCATGGAGTTACTGAAGTCTGATTGGGCTGCAATCAGAAAGTCTCCACCATGGGCTATTGATTCTTGGGGCTTGG GCTGCCTTATATACGAGCTCTTCTCCGGTCTGAAATTAAGCAAAACAGAGGAACTACGCAACACGGCTTCTATTCCAAAG TCTCTGCTTCCAGATTATCAGCGGCTCTTGAGTTCCACGCCTTCTCGTAGGTTGAATACATCGAAGCTTGTAGAAAATAGTG AATATTTTCAAAACAAGCTAGTGGATACAATACATTTCATGGAAATTCTAAATCTGAAAGATAGTGTTGAGAAGGATACCTTCTTCCGCAAGCTTCCAAATTTAGCGGAGCAGCTACCTCGCCAGATTGTGCTGAAAAAG TTGCTTCCTTTATTGGCTTCTGCCCTTGAATTTGGTTCAGCTGCTGCACCTGCTTTGACGGCTTTGTTGAAAATGGGTTCCTGGCTTTCAACCGAAGAATTCAGTGTGAAG gtgctgccaacaattgtGAAGCTGTTTGCTTCCAATGACCGAGCTATTCGAGTTGGACTTTTGCAACATATTGATCAGTTTGGAGAATCATTATCAGCACAAATTGTTGATGAGCAA GTTTACCCCCACGTTGCTACTGGGTTCACCGACACATCTGCTTTTCTCCGGGAACTGACTTTGAAGTCGATGCTTGTTCTAGCTCCTAAG CTTTCTCAACGCACCATTTCAGGGTCCTTGTTGAAGTATCTTTCAAAGTTACAG GTTGATGAAGAACCAGCAATTAGAACGAACACCACTATATTACTAGGGAACATTGCATCCCACCTGAATGATGGG ACAAGGAAAAGAGTGCTGATTAATGCTTTTACTGCCCGTGCATTACGTGATACTTTCTCACCTGCCCGAGGAGCAG GTATAATGGCTTTGTGTGCTACCAGTTCTTATTATGATATCACTGAGATTGCAACTCGGATTCTCCCAAATGTTGTTATTCTTACCATTGATCCTGATAA TGATGTTCGATCAAAGGCATTTCAAGCAGTTgatcaatttttacaaatagtGAAGCAATCCTATGAAAAG ACTGATTCAGGAGATACTGCTGGTGTTGGAATCTCATCACTACCAGGAAATGCTAGTTTACTGGG ATGGGCAATGAGCTCCTTGACTCTCAAGGGTAAACCTTCTGAACAAGCTCCACTTGCTCCTGTAAATACCAGTGCATCTCTTACTAAAACAACTTCTAATGCAAGCTCAG TGGTGGATACTCCAAGCACGGCGCCTGCCCACATAAGTTCGACAACAGATTTTGCCGATCAACGTATACCTGATTCCCCAACATCTACAGATGGCTGGGGAGAACTTGAAAATGGAACCCACGAAGAGAATGAAAGTGACAAGGATGGGTGGGATGATGTTGAACCCCTGGAAGAGCCAAAACCATCTCCTGTTCTTGCGAGTATTCAAGCAGCTCAAAAGCGGCCGGTCTCACAACCTGCTTTGCAGCCTAAACAAG GTTTTCATATTAATTCGTAG
- the LOC126608345 gene encoding uncharacterized protein LOC126608345 — MVRASVSVIIYIAIAVLVLLLISHSPKKPGNHRHRRLKLRSNFTFAPPLHHHNPIPFDPLVADIERRREDRKWEQQHFDHAFNASHDSAPAAESQPEWEDFMDAEDYLNNEDRFNVTNRLLLLFPKVDVDPADGFVTEDELTQWNLNQAQREVLHRTQRDMELHDKNSDGFVSFAEYQPPSWVQNADNSSFGYDMGWWKEEHFNASDANGDGLLNITEFNDFLHPADSKNPKLLKWLCKEEVRERDTDKDEKINFKEFFHGLFDLVRNYDEENHNSTHQSDDLMEFPARNLFAQLDKDGDGYLSDEEILPIIGKIHPSEHYYAKQQADYIISQADTDKDGQLTLGEMIENPYVFYSAIFNDDEEEDYYHDEFR; from the exons ATGGTGAGGGCGTCCGTCTCAGTAATCATATACATAGCAATTGCAGTCCTTGTCCTCTTGCTCATCTCCCACTCCCCAAAGAAACCCGGCAACCACCGCCACCGCCGCCTCAAGCTCCGCTCCAACTTCACCTTTGCTCCCCCCCTCCACCACCATAACCCCATCCCCTTCGACCCCCTCGTCGCTGACATTGAGCGCCGCCGCGAGGACCGTAAGTGGGAGCAGCAGCACTTCGATCATGCCTTCAACGCCTCCCACGACTCCGCACCGGCCGCCGAGTCTCAGCCCGAGTGGGAAGACTTCATGGACGCTGAGGATTATTTGAACAATGAGGACAGGTTCAACGTCACCAACAGGTTGCTCTTGTTGTTTCCAAAGGTTGATGTCGACCCGGCTGATGGATTCGTCACCGAGGACGAGTTGACTCAGTGGAACTTGAACCAGGCTCAGAGGGAAGTCTTGCATCGAACTCAGAGGGATATGGAGCTTCACGACAAGAATAGTGACGGCTTTGTTTCCTTTGCCGAGTATCAGCCCCCCAGTTGGGTTCAGAATGCAG ATAACAGCTCCTTTGGCTATGATATGGGTTGGTGGAAAGAGGAACATTTTAATGCATCCGATGCGAATGGAGATGGTCTTCTTAATATAACCGAGTTCAATGA CTTTCTACACCCAGCTGATAGCAAAAACCCGAAGCTACTTAAGTGGTTGTGTAAGGAGGAAGTAAG GGAAAGGGACACCGACAAAGATGAAAAGATTAACTTCAAAGAATTCTTCCATGGCCTCTTTGATTTGGTGAGGAACTATGATGAAGAAAATCACAATTCCACACATCAGTCTGATGATTTGATGGAGTTCCCAGCTAGAAATTTGTTTGCTCAGCTTGACAAAGATGGCGATGG GTATTTGTCAGATGAGGAAATACTTCCTATTATTGGAAAGATACATCCATCAGAACATTACTATGCAAAACAACAAGCAGATTACATTATATCACAG GCTGATACAGATAAAGATGGGCAACTAACGCTGGGAGAGATGATAGAGAACCCATATGTATTTTACAGCGCTATTTTCAATGATGATGAGGAAGAGGACTATTACCATGATGAGTTCCGTTAA
- the LOC126608347 gene encoding transcription factor SRM1-like produces the protein MTVEEAGCSSLWTREQDKAFENALAIYPEDSLDRWEKIAADVQGKTLEEIKHHYGLLLEDISQIEAGVVPLPCYNSSSEGSTSHASDEGTNKKGGHSGNYSSESNHGSKASRADQERRKGIAWTEDEHRLFLLGLEKYGKGDWRSISRNFVVTRTPTQVASHAQKYFIRLNSMNKDRRRSSIHDITSVNNGEISAAQGPITGQANGAAVGSSGKSTKQSPAGAPGVGMYGNAPSIGQPIGGPLVSAVGTPVNLPAPPHMAYGVSAPVPGVVPGAPMNMVPMTYPMPHSSHR, from the exons ATGACTGTGGAGGAAGCGGGCTGTAGCTCCTTATGGACTCGAGAGCAGGATAAGGCATTTGAGAATGCCCTTGCAATTTATCCTGAGGATTCTTTAGATCGGTGGGAGAAAATTGCAGCTGATGTACAAGGGAAAACCCTAGAGGAGATTAAACATCATTATGGCCTCTTACTTGAGGATATATCCCAGATCGAAGCTGGTGTTGTGCCACTGCCTTGCTACAATTCTTCTTCAGAGGGTTCGACTAGCCACGCCAGTGATGAAGGAACCAATAAGAAAGGGGGACATTCTGGAAACTATAGCAGTGAATCTAATCATGGAAGTAAGGCTTCAAGGGCAGATCAGGAACGCCGAAAGGGGATTGCTTGGACAGAGGATGAACACAG GCTATTTCTTCTTGGTTTGGAAAAATATGGGAAAGGCGATTGGCGAAGTATATCCCGGAACTTTGTGGTAACAAGAACCCCTACGCAAGTGGCAAGCCATGCACAAAAGTACTTCATACGCTTGAATTCAATGAACAAGGACAGGAGGCGATCAAGCATTCATGACATCACCAGTGTCAACAATGGAGAAATTTCGGCAGCTCAAGGGCCAATCACTGGTCAAGCAAATGGTGCTGCAGTAGGTTCCTCTGGTAAGTCCACCAAACAATCTCCTGCTGGGGCCCCAGGTGTCGGAATGTACGGCAATGCACCGAGTATAGGGCAACCAATTGGAGGACCCCTTGTCTCAGCTGTTGGCACACCTGTGAATCTCCCTGCTCCCCCACACATGGCATATGGTGTGAGCGCCCCAGTACCTGGAGTTGTTCCTGGTGCACCAATGAACATGGTTCCAATGACATATCCAATGCCTCACAGTTCGCATAGGTAG